A DNA window from Engraulis encrasicolus isolate BLACKSEA-1 chromosome 3, IST_EnEncr_1.0, whole genome shotgun sequence contains the following coding sequences:
- the LOC134444574 gene encoding ubiquitin carboxyl-terminal hydrolase 37-like, producing the protein MHLDIRGQARSVLDGTALVDVGVTTLVNVGIILDVCRSLLYTSMGVTALVDVGVTAVAPANLLLPQQLQCRGLPNMGNTCYINATLQCLLSGQSFCTQLRRQEETVREGPSALLISSLVGVLGLRTSSDRELKRAVLMELKHLVSLRNRRFEGNSQNDAHEFLLECLLGLRVRGRDLGDVATQCPVDTVLSFQLLQIISCRSCGLESRREDNVTYISLPMVAQGSVRSCLEHYFTASPVEFRCECGGQESDMRMQLHTLPKVLILQLVRFCPFTLNKTEDALHLDTELQVMPRAEGTAVSAPAQTGSGHCSAAHSPGKWPTRTDGGKYRLSAIVSHMGDTIQSGHYVADCREAGGQTWVHYNDEEVTPVTEEAVLEGRAKTAYMLFYERKVWPPNMITSTTITSITASHGHHHHGHHVNHHHRQPRPPPWPPC; encoded by the exons ATGCATTTGGACATCAGGGGGCAGGCAAG GTCTGTCCTGGACGGCACCGCATTGGTGGATGTGGGCGTTACCACATTGGTGAATGTGGGCATCATCTTAGATGTGTGtagaagtcttctatacacatctatgggcgTCACCGCATTGGTGGATGTGGGCGTCACCGCCGTGGCCCCAGCAAATCTCCTCCTGCCCCAGCAGCTGCAGTGCAGGGG gctgccTAACATGGGCAACACGTGTTACATCAACGCCACCCTTCAGTGTTTGCTCAGTGGGCAGTCCTTTTGCACGCAGCTGCGCCGGCAGGAGGAGACGGTGAGGGAGGGCCCATCAGCACTGCTGATCag cTCCCTGGTGGGTGTCTTGGGCCTGAGGACATCCTCCGACAGGGAGCTGAAGAGGGCAGTGCTGATGGAGCTGAAGCACTTGGTCTCCCTGCGCAACCGTCGCTTCGAGGGGAACTCCCAGAAC gacgcCCATGAGTTCCTCTTGGAGTGTCTGCTGGGCCTGAGGGTCAGGGGGCGTGACCTGGGGGACGTGGCCACTCAGTGCCCAGTGGACACAGTGCTCTCGTTCCAGCTCCTGCAAATAATATCCTGCAGGag ctGTGGACttgagagcaggagggaggatAACGTGACCTATATCTCCCTCCCGATGGTTGCGCAGGGCTCCGTCCGAAGCTGCCTGGAGCACTATTTCACC GCCAGCCCGGTGGAGTTCAGGTGTGAGTGCGGGGGGCAGGAGTCGGACATGAGGATGCAGCTCCACACCCTTCCTAA ggTGTTAATCCTGCAGCTCGTCCGCTTCTGCCCCTTCACCCTCAACAAGACCGAGGACGCACTCCACCTGGACACAGAGCTCCAGGTCATGCCGAG GGCGGAGGGCACGGCTGTGTCAGCGCCAGCTCAGACAGGATCAGGCCACTGCTCTGCTGCCCACTCTCCAGGcaagtg gccgaccagaacg GACGGAGGGAAATACAGACTGTCGGCCATTGTCTCCCACATGGGGGATACAATACAGagtg GACATTATGTCGCTGACTGCAGGGAGGCGGGGGGCCAGACCTGGGTCCACTACAATGATGAGGAGGTGACCCCAGTCACTGAGGAGGCTGTCTTGGAGGGCAGGGCCAAGACAGCCTACATGCTCTTCTATGAACGCAAG GTCTGGCCCCCCAACATgatcaccagcaccaccatcacctccatcaCCGCCAGCCACGgacaccaccaccatggccaccatGTTAACCACCATCACCGCCAGCCACGgccaccaccatggccaccatgttaa